TCTTCATCCTATCATCATTATTTCCCTTATCTTCCGTCTCTGCCTCCCTTAATCCCTTCTTCCCCTGCCCTTCCACCAACCAACCCCAATCAAGTAAGCACCCAACCAGCAagctcctctttatctcttcttatgCTTTCGTtttggagggagaggacgaggaggaggaggaggagtaagggagggagagtgattaGCCACAGGTAGGACGTATGAATGGCCAGGTTAATGAATGGCGGCGTGGCCCACAGGAAATGCTCGCACCTCGCAGGGTTCCGCCGCCTCTACCAAACCTTGAGGAGCACAGGACCGGAAATGGGCGTCCCAGAGCCTCGCCTTCAGGGACACACTTGAGAGGCTTTGGGGTATGCAGGGCGGTgttgtgacggtggtggtggtggtggtggtgaattagaGAGTGAAGGTTTGATATTGATACTGATATTTTGGATGgtgttaaataatgttaatgttgtaggaaatgtagtagtagtagtagtagtagtagtagtagtggttgtaagtagtagtagtagtagtagtagtagtagtaaatggtggatgagagggaggataaggaatatAGAATCACTCAAACTATACATTgcaccatacatacatacatacatacatacatacgtacatacatacataaatacatacttgGATTACCATCCCACTtaattaataacaaaaacaaaattatcGACCAtttaaaccaccaccacaatccaccactaccaccaaagaCACCACAACGAGACAGGACAAGAgagataaattaagaaaaaacacgTTGACGAAATCTTACGCCAAGCATCCGGAAATTCCCTTTAGCCTGTCGCAACGATCTACAGGGAGTgatggagacggaggaggaaaggttgaTGAGGAAAGAATGGTTAATGAGGTAGTGAtgagggcggagggagggaggtggggaagaggggggaaggagaggggaggcggAAGAACACGTATGGTGGTATGGTGGGGAGATAAacataggagggagggagggagagagggagagtgacatGGAAGACAGGAGTTGATATATTAAGTtctccattcatttctttctcttattcttccttttccccttctcccttcattccctcattcctttactccgttctctctcttcatccctttctctaagtctttcttttccctttctctcttcattctctcattctctcctcattcctttctcttactctttcttttcccctttctctcttcattccttcattcctttactccgttctctctcttcatccctttctcttactctttcttttccctttctctcttcatcctctcattcttttccctttctctcttcattccctcattcctttattccattctctctcttcattcctttctctaagTCTTCCTTTGCCACACTGTcctacattctcttttttttttttacagtaacgcaAGCAgctcaaaggggaaaaaaaagtccgctaaactctgctcctgtaaaagaaaataaagcaaaggaaacaaaagaggatcgGTTTCGGATGGCGAGGTGTTTTGATTCTCCTATTTCGCATTGATACTCCTATGCTTCTCTTTATCTCCGTCCctttaaatacacatataacaccCAGGCCTACTTTACTCTTTAAATGTCTAATGACTTGTGTTCTCCTTGGCCAGACGGTGGTAATGGCCATCAACGCCTTTTCTTATGTCCCTGCTCCATAAAAGGGTACTAAGCACACCCCCTCAAGCCTTCCTTACTCTCTAAATACATCTGACCagctgtgtttttttcttctctacagaGCAACGGTGATGGTCAACAATGGCAGTGGTACAGTTTTGGCTTTTTTTGCGACGTAACagtggcagcagcggcggcgagggCAAGGAACGGTCTAGGGGGTgcaggggagggaggataaaGTGCCTGAGGgccaaggagaagagggaggtgcCTGGAGGGTAGATGTGAAGGGGTGGCGGGGAGAGCGGTGCCCGGGGCGCTGGCTGAGGGAGCTGCCTGTGCGGGGGAAGAGCATTAGCTTAAAAGACTCGCCCGAAGGCATCTTTTCTGCAAAGTGACAGTcagatggcgaggaggaggaggaggaggaggaggagaggaggaggagaaagacgcaAACCCTGCTTCTGAGGTCGCAAAGGACGCGGGGAGGTTTagagaagggtggaggagcgAAGTGGAGGGGCAGGGAGCAAGGAGtagccctccctttctctcctctcccttccccgccaCCTCGCCCTGCCCAGGTGTCCACGTCCGGCCCCTGGCACCCGCACCGTCCCCCGCCGCCCCCATTGGCATGCTGGGGAGGCCATGGCCGCCCCGCGCTGCCTGGGGCTACTTCGATAAGCCCAGGGAAGTCATACCACACAGGACAAACTGCTCCTCCCCGGGGTGACTCTGGGGCTCTCCAGGCAACGCCCACAGTCAAGGggtgaggagtggaggagggggggggggcggtcagCGTGGGCCGCCGCACGGGGAACGCGGTTTCATTCAGTAACAAAAAGTGGCCCGCATGGCGCCTCGTTGTGCCTCGTGCCGGGGCTTCCACATGTCGCCGGCCAGCGCCTCCCCCGCTCGTCGCCCTCAGCCTCTCCCCCCGTGGCCGCCGCTCCCCGGGGCTCCTCCTGACCCTCACGGGGCTGTGTGTCATCATTCCGGGCCCGTGTGTGCCTGTTTACCTGCGCGGGGCGCCACTAAGCCAGGTAGCGGCCACTCCGTCACGTGCCCAAGTTTAGGAGCGGGTgagtgtgtgcgtttgtgcgtgCGGCTCAGGGAGGCGGCAGGGCGTGTGTTCGTGCGTACGCTCCTCGCTGAGACTGTGGGAAAACATCTGCCCGTGTCTTGAGACATTCCAGCgcacccctcccctcccgccgCCCCCCGGCGGTGTCCCCCCTCCGTCCCGGCCAGGCAACCCCCCCGCGGTGAGCACGGGCTACGCGGCTGCCGCACGCCGCCACGGCCTCCAACAAGACGTGCATTATTTTTACTGGCGGTGACTTTAGTAACTTTTCCGTCGTGGCCTCAGCGTTGGCTGTGGCCTGAAGCACCCTCTGGGGGGCTGGGGGTGACGGAGCACCGCGGCGGAGGGAGCGTCGAGTCAGCACCCTCAGCACCTGAATCCACCTGAGGGAGTCAGCACCAGGTAGCACTCGGCTCGAGCTCCCAGGAGGTGCTCGTGTGCGGGATGGCAAAGGCTGTTAATCACGCCGCTGCACGGAACTGCTCTAAATGTGGGTGTAATTGGCGTACGCGGGTGAGCGGGTGAGGGGCGGGTGCGGGTCGTGGCGGTATCTGGCAGGGAGGCGGCAGCTGCGGCGGGCAGGTGGTCTGTGTGGGAACGCGCCCGACCAGCCCGTTCTCACGCTCGCTaggctcctccccttcctcgccctcccctaTAAAGGCTGCGGAGCGGAGCCAAACGCCAGACTCATTCCAATACTCGCTGAGAGCAAGGCACCAGCCTCTCCACGCAGCCAGCCACTCTGTGAACTTAGCTGATCTCTGCGTCCCTTGTGTACGATCCACGATGGCGTGTGAACTGGAGCCACTGTCCCGCACCTACCAGTACCGCAAGGTGATGAAGCCCATGCTGGAGCGCAAGCGGCGGGCGCGCATCAACAAGTGCCTCGACGAGCTCAAAGACCTGATGGTGACGGCGCTGCAGGCGGAGGGCGAGTCCATCGCCAAGCTGGAGAAGGCGGACGTTTTGGAGCTGACGGTGACGCATCTCAAGAAGCTGCAGCGTCGCAATCAGCTGGCCGTGCGTCCCCTGCCCAGCCACCAGGACAAGTTCCGTGAGGGCTACAGCCACTGCGCCTCCGAAGTGTCCCGCTGCCTCGCCTCCGTGCAGGGCGTCGACGTCACACTCGGCACCAAGCTCATGACGCACCTCGGCATCTCCCTCACCAACTACGAGAAGCGGGCGCCCCTCACCATCCTCGTGCCCCAGGCTGAGCCGTCACCAGCACTCTCCTCGGCCTCCAGCGGCTACTCCTCCGCCTCCGAGCTGTCTCCCACGCCCTCCACTTCCAGCAGGAACAGCTCATCTCCCTCCTGCAGCGGCCCCACCAGCAGCCTGTCCACTacaagcagcggcagcagcagcggtaACAACACTAGCAGCAGGGCcccggccaccaccaccagtgcctcCCCACGCCCCCAGGGTCTGCTGACCATCGCGGCGCCCCCATGCCCCATGTGGCGCCCGTGGTAACCAAGCAACGCTCTCTCCACGAACAAGCTACCTCAGCCACCCGTCCGTCGGCAACCTGTTCAGCCGCCAGTCAACGCTACTGAAGGAGTCGACAGCTCGAGAGCGACAACGGAACCTGCGTCTTCTTGCCCTCTGTGATAGCCCCGCACGGGGTCCGCTGTGATAGGCCGCCCTGCGGAGTGATACCTTCTGTGATattcaacgccaccatcaccttcatcaccatcatcatcaccctcatcaccaccattaatATATTGAATAAATGCAATGGTTTAAACTTATCTACCTCTTTCAATGCcccttcccatatttttttttttactatagtcTAACAAAAAGCATTAAAAATTATGAAGTCTGATAAAGTAGCTAAACACTAAACGGAAAAAGTAGCGCAAATAACTGGGTTCATAAACACCAAGTAAACACAAACTGGAATGCAGAGTAAGTCAGCACGCAGCATGATATCCCAGGTGTTCGCCCGGAGCCCGCCAGCAGCCCAGCACCTGACTGGCAGCGGCGCCTGGGAGCAAGAAAGCACCCCGGCCAGCACGAGGGGCGAGGCTCGGCGCTGCTCCGCTCCCTCCCTCACAGCGGCACGCAAGGCCATTCTGTAAACTCTACGGAGTTTGTATGTCGGGTTTAACTTACACAATTTAACAGAAAATAAGACATTATTAGGGGTACCTTTTCTAAATATTTTTTGTTGTAATTTTCATTAATAACTATAAAAACGCGGCCAGCAACCATTTTTGAAGGATCAAGATGACGGAAAACCATTATTCTACATAAGGCAAATTTAATTGTCTCCGTCAGTTGATAATTAAAATGAAACTGACACACTGGCCCCGTGTGGTCCAGCTAAAACCTACAGTTTGTTTGATCGCCAAATAACGATTGGAAAGACACGATATACGCAAAGCTGTTCGTTATTTCAACTCCATCACTTCAGCCTCTGAGCTGCTGCGGACGCGGGTCGCCTGTGGGGCTCAGTCTACCATTGCGCGTCTCTCAGGAGCAGCGAGGTGTGCTCCGCGGGCCTCGCCTGAATTCGAGCAGAGAGCCGCAGGGCGCGGCACGGGCCTCTGAACCACGGGCAAGACGAATGTCACTCGCTGATATATTAATTAAAGAAAAGCTCCACAGTGTTCCCCGCAGCACGTGACCACGTTACCTTAAAACACTTTTTtgtctattaatatttttttgctgCCGAAAAGATGAGCTACAAAACATTTCGCATTAACAGGCATTCGTATCCACTTATGACTATACAGTAAACAATAATTTCCATTCAAAGAGTGAACTGACCTCACACACCACTGCAACCTTCACATCAACAGACATAAAATTACCACAACGACAtctagaaaacaaagaaagagactTCGTACGCTCCTGAGTCTAGAGGCTGGAGACTAACCCAAGCAGCGTGACCCAGTGCATTATGAAaggagtgttgtgttgtgttgtgttgcgggaAGGTGACGCAACGCCGGACAACACTGAGGCCGGTCTGGACTCTGAACCCTGTACGGCGAGGTGCCAAGAAAACTCTGGGTCATGGTACTCACTCGTGCAGGGCGACGCTCCCTCCCCCTCGCGGGATGGTTACTCACCTGTTGATAAGacagaagacgagaaaaaaatcagaaacaCGTCATCTCGTGGGGAGGGacaagaggggggaggggtagcagctcctccccccccatcaccacccatccccaccaccaccacctttaactccctctccacctcccacccccaaacacacacaacacacatcccCGGAGGACACGGTGCTAGccggcatttttttttatttatttgttgacaCATTTTCCTACTTTCATCTTCATATATATCTCTCTTATGCGGTTaaaggtagtctctctctctctctctctctctctctctctctctctctctctctctctctctctctctctctctctctctctctcgtccctcttACAACTCGGTTattcacctctttggattctttttgtgagcagcgagtagcgaagcaagaggagaaggaggatcggTTTTATTGCCATTTGGAGAagtgaggaaatagagggaaatgaaagagggagagaagtggagagagatgaggagagaggtgggaaatGATGAATACTTAACGATATATGATTCTTGGAGTGCGATGAAAAGTTGACGATAGATGATTCTTGGAGTGCGATGAAAAGTTGACGATAGATGATTCTTGGAGTGCGATAGTGTGTAATTCATTCGACAGGTCTGATAGATATAACTAGAGATCGCATCAGACAGACGGGCCTTTCCTTATCCATCACCTAACTGCCCTTGTCGGGAGGttacaaaaggagaaagaagaaaaaggagaagaacaaaacagagaaagacgagaaagaagaaaatgggaagaaaaaaagaagaaaacggagaaaaaaagaaaagaaaacgtagaaaataaagaagaaaacggaagaggaaaagaagatatgagaaaagaaatgagaaaatcagaaaaaaagaaaacagagaaaagaaagaagagaagaaggaaaaggagaaccagaaacgaaagaaaatagagaaggaagaaaacgaagaaaaagtgaacgaagacgagagagagagagagagagagagagagagagagagagagaacgaagaagaaaaaaaaacaccatatcCGAATCTTTAAACCTAAGTGGCCCCAGCTGTGCCTCGACTCATCTCTCACCTGCTCAAAAATCCAGGTAACCCCGGACACAGGTAAATCCCGTGTGCAGGTAACGTGAGCTTGAGACAGGTAAATCGAGGGTACTATCGGCAACAATCCCCTTATCCTCAACCATCCCCAGCGTGGCGAAGCGATCCTAGACTACAATCCAGTTGGCCTTTTTGGTAGCGGCTTAGCGGGGGCAAGAAAGGGCCGACGGAAAACGTGTGAGAGCCTTCAGGAATATAATTATGCAGCGCCCCACCGCCCATGTCCCTTTTGCCTCCTCCCACGCACCTCCCATGTCCCTTCTCCCTCCCGCTGgcctcttccctcccactccctcccaccgCCCAcgtccctccgtctccctcccaccacccacACCCTAGACACGAGGGATGAAGGacgaaaacatgaataaaaaccTTCCTTTCCTGACCCTTTTGACCTGGTTGGTGTTCTTTTCTTTGGCtctcttgcccctcctcctccctccttcccctctccctcctcactccgatcttttgtgtgagggaggggggagggaggggggcggtcaACAGGGGGAAGGGCAAGCGGTCGGCAGGCTCCCAATCTGGACCGGAAAAGGAAGGAGCGGAAGAGGACTGAGTgtggaaataagggagagagggagagagagggaagggaggtaaagtaaggagggaaggaagggggagaaggtgagTACTTGGATTCCTCATTCATTTGGAAGAGGACCGAGTGagtaaatgaggaagggagagaagagagggagaggagagaggtataaggaaggaaggaaggaaggaaggaaggaaagaagggagagatgttgAGTACTTAGATTCCTCATTCATTTGGAAGAGGACcgggagaagagaagtgaaggtaaggaaggaaggaaggaaggaagggatggtgagtACTTGAAcacctcactcattcattcaattATTCACTTCTCTCCCCGCCTCCCCCAAGACCGTCGCCTCTCCatacctttccctccattcctcctgaaatctctccatctctccctggcCACCGGAAGCCTCTTAAAAGCTCCTCTTCCCGTTTCCCTCTTCAAAAAGTGGACAGTGACCCGTTTGTCCAGTGAATGGCGGGGGCGGCGGGCAgcacgagagaggaggaggaggaggaggaggaggaggaagaggaggagaggagaaaggtcgTGATCCGGGCTTCCTGGTTCCTGTGTGGGCGTCTTTGAAGGCATTGTGTCGCCAAACAAGTGATAAGACTGTGAGGGCCATTCGCCGCCCACCCGAAAGCGTCCCCACCCACTCCCGCCCACTTTGAAATCCGCCCACCTCGTAATACACTCCCCCGCCCACCTGGCCATTCGCCCGCCCACTTATATTGTTGCCCACGCCCCTATAGTACACTCTCCTGCCCAGATGTCTTGCACCGCCCACTCATTCACTCTTACACCCACTCCAACCAAACTCCCCGATCCCACTCATAAagttattctccctctcctttcctcccactcaaatgtcctctctctctctctctctctctctctctctctctctctctctctctctctctctctctctctctctctctcactacgttTACCCACCCACTCAGATGTTCCGCACTCGTAAAACAATCGCCGGCATCCTTTTTCAGTGTCCTATATAaataattaaagaaggaaaaagaaaagaaagttgtcTCTTAGTCCTTCACTGTACCCACCCGCCCACTCCGACGTTCATTTCCCacatatcaaaaaaaataaaataaaataaaataaaaatcaccaACACTCCATTTCTCAAGtcgtaaatcaaaacaaaaacgaaataaaaggaagcaaaagaaatatTCACACCCGCACTCGACACTTTCACATCTCCATTACGAAACCATTCCCCATATAGACCCACCCAcaaagacatacacacatacatacatacacacacacagtcgcgCAGCGGTGTATCCTCAGTTCCGTCCAGCATACAAAAGTTACCCCTCACATTACGAGCACAATCACGGGGAGTCCAACAATGCCTCTAATCGCCTCCCTTCCCCGCGCCTGAGGCCATAAGTTAAATAAGCTGTGTTCAAGCCCCTTCCGGAGTCATGTCCCCGACCCTACAGTTCTCAATGGTCCTCCCTGAGCGGCGGTAGCATTATCCAGAATTTCCTCCTTTTTGATATTCACCGCAACGGGTATTATGAACTAAGTAAGGGTCGTAGTAGTCACGGGGTCGTTGAACTGGTGCTACACTGAACATTCCCACTCGCTCGTCGAAGTCACTAGTCGTCTCTGTGCTGGCGTGGGTGACTACTGCAGCACGAGATAAATGAGGAAGTCTTGATGGGCAAAATAACTCCTGTCACGAAACTAGGAGACAAGCTAATCCCGCGAGGAGTATCTGAACATACCCACTCGTTTCTTGAAGTCACTAGTCGTCTCTGTGTTAGCGTGGGTGACAACTGAACCACGAGATTAAGGAGGAAGTCTTGATGGGCAAAATAACTCCTTCACGAAACTAGGAGACAAGCTAATCCCACGAGAAGTATCTGGACATTCTCGCTCGGTCTTTGCAGTCACTAGTCGTCTCTGTGCTGACGTGGGTGACAACAGCAACACGTGGTAAAGGAGTAAGTATCGATGGGCAAAATAACTCCTGTCACGAAACTAGGAGACAAATCAATCCCGCGAGGAGTATCTGTGGTCCTCCAGGATACATCTTAACACCAAACCGATATTTCAGTTTCCTTGCTTCACTATCAATGCCAATGgtctttcctgctttccttgtAGCCTGTACCTCGAGGGCACCAGAGACTCCTCGCGGGATTAATTTGTCAACTTCTTTCTTGACTCCCCTGCCCTAagaccctctgcgagctattttgcggttgCGGCGGCGACACCGTCGCCatggcggccgccgccagaggaggcgacgtttTCGTGAATTATCCCGtgttttcaacaataaatagtccctgaattggattctttctcctttccggaaGTCACTGGTCACtgtactgcattcagggaccaaaacgaaatccatgatgtaagtatcaactttgccagaggtggctaagCTTTCGTAAATTTCCCCCAATATATTTGTTTCCTTGTGTATTTTCTCAAggaaaaaattaatggttgcgtCATAGCGTTTTGAgtagtgtgtaagtgtgtgtgtgtagctgctgCCGTCACGCACACAGCAAGGCAAGGTAAAGATGAGCCACCGCTCAAACGTTTTCTTTGGTGTCCGTCAAAGAAAACGTTTGAGCCCAAGCTGCAACAAACCGCGGCACTAACTCCACTATGCTTGTTGTTAAAGATTTGCCCCTAGTactatcactaggggaacgggcccttgtcacTATGTAGTTAGTTGTAAACTTCTAATCCTTCGCGATATCTCATCGGGGGAGGGGCTGAACCCTGTTTGCCCGAAAAAGGTTTTGCCTGTAAAGTCaagcaattatatatatatatatatatatatatatatatatatatatatatatatatatatatatatatatatatatatatatatatatatatatatatataagttgacaAATTTGACCCATATCATTGGAAGTATTACGTAAAGCCTAAAGTATCAAGTAACTGAGTAATGAGTATGAGCTGAACTTTTTAATGTAATACCCAATACATAACAGCGGTACTGAAATATATTAATGGTATAATTATAAGTAATACTTAAAAGTTGCTGCAAATTATGGTTCACTTTTCATAATAAATGAAAACATCACAAGAAAAATagtctttattttcctatctacAATAAAGTTAAATCTTGCAgaaaaaatcaagttagaaaataTATTTTTCACGTCCCTTTCTTTTCCCAAAGGCGTGCTGCGATGGCGGCTCGGCCGGAAAAATCTTTGCCCAAATCTGGGAGGGCTGCAGCCCCCCCCCCCAGACCCCCCCAGACCCCCGGCTCGTACACCCGTGCCGTGGGCTTCCGCGTGCTCCTGACTTTCTCTTTCCATCAACACAAATGCAGAGCCTTGTTGGGACTTCCTTGTGTCGAGAAGAAAGGTCACATTTTGGTGTTTCTTGTGTGTGACTGGAAAACTGCACGCACTTAAGCTGTGACACAAtaccgctaaaaaaaaaaagcacaaccaATTCATTTTACATGAAATCTATCTtcgtcaaaaaataaataatgttttGTCAAATGTTCCGTCGCCTCCACCACACCCACGGCTGCCCGCCTCCTACATCCTCCAtttacttccccctccccccgcagCATTACCCACCCTCAACCTCCAAGAACCTCacgccctcaccctcccttcaccacccCCTGCCCAACCTTTACCTCCAGcacatcctcccttctcctccaaccgagcccctcccttcatctccaacccacactctcctcctcccccatctccaaCCATCCCATCAACACCCCTAATTGACCCCCTTTACTCacctcctcaacccccccccctcactcccctgcTTCTCACGGATCCCAcatacattcaccaccaccaccaccaccacgatcaccaccaccaccaccaccacgaccaccaccaccaacactagtcCACCTCGTTCAGTCCTCCAGCGACCGCCACTCTGCACTGccggctctccctccctcttccgcgGCCACAGACACGTTACCCAGAGACCGCAAGATACCAGTGGCCGCAGCAGAGCACAACAGGCACCCCGCACACACATCACGGGGTGTTGAGGGAAGGGTGTGCGGCATAGGGGTGTGCTGTGTCTGTGGAGGTTGGGTTGGGGTTTCCTTGGGCCCTGTAGCTCCCCGTCCTTCTCTGCATTCGTGTATTGTCGAGTCCGTGTAAGCGTGTGAGCGTGTCCAGGAGAAGGTGATGAAGGTAAGTGACGGTTGTGTTGTTGATAGTTGAGAtgataatgatgtgtgtgtgtgtgtgtgtgtgtgtgtgtccaccgtTTCAATGCTTATACACACAGTTCATGTTTTCCCTGTCAACTTTCAAATATTTGCCTTCCTACACAACATTCAGATTTCACTTTCCGAGGGCGAGCGTTGGGGTcagggggtgggtggagggatggagggatctGTCATCACGGCCTCAGGGATGACAATTTTTCGCACTATAGGAATGTAAACTGTATACTGACGTGTTGCTGGACGGAGAGACTTACTTAGGCGTCCACGAAAGGGGCATTATGCAtgtgtcctctccctcttcatcgctccccttctcctcctatcccttttcaccccttcccctcttcgtcctaccccccttcccttttcctcctatcccctttccccccttatctcctcctcctatcccctttcactccttcccatttccccctttccccttcaccccttcccctttttccttattcccttcacccctctctcttctcctcctttccccccttcaccctttcccacttcacccctcctttcctcctcctattccccttcaccccttcctctttttctttatccccaatcacacctctcccttctctttt
The nucleotide sequence above comes from Eriocheir sinensis breed Jianghai 21 chromosome 65, ASM2467909v1, whole genome shotgun sequence. Encoded proteins:
- the LOC126987587 gene encoding enhancer of split m7 protein-like encodes the protein MACELEPLSRTYQYRKVMKPMLERKRRARINKCLDELKDLMVTALQAEGESIAKLEKADVLELTVTHLKKLQRRNQLAVRPLPSHQDKFREGYSHCASEVSRCLASVQGVDVTLGTKLMTHLGISLTNYEKRAPLTILVPQAEPSPALSSASSGYSSASELSPTPSTSSRNSSSPSCSGPTSSLSTTSSGSSSGNNTSSRAPATTTSASPRPQGLLTIAAPPCPMWRPW